Proteins found in one Sphingobium sp. V4 genomic segment:
- the gcvPA gene encoding aminomethyl-transferring glycine dehydrogenase subunit GcvPA produces MRYLPLTDTDRQEMLSVIGATSIDDLFVDVPAEARLSGKIADLPDHASELAVERHMAALARKNLSAGEAPFFLGAGAYKHHVPASVDHLIQRGEFLTAYTPYQPEIAQGTLQVLFEFQTQVARLLGCDVANASMYDGSTACWEAIGMARRITKRGKALLSSGLHPHYVSVANTMAKFTGDALVHEAPTLDAATDIDGLIAAIDKDTSCVVVQYPDILGRIADLTPLADAAHAAGALLVAVVTEPVALGAIKAPGHMGADIVVGEGQSIGVGLQFGGPYLGLFGCKQKYVRQMPGRLCGETVDAAGKRGFVLTLSTREQHIRREKATSNICTNSGLCALAFSIHMTLLGERGLRDLAALNHGLAVQAADRLAQVPGVTLLNDSFFNEFTLILSKDARDVVRNLADRGVLGGVSLGRLFPAAPEIGHGLVVAVTETVTAEDIETLAKALEEELA; encoded by the coding sequence ATGCGCTATCTACCCCTTACCGACACCGACCGTCAGGAGATGCTGTCCGTCATCGGCGCGACGTCGATCGACGACCTGTTCGTGGATGTCCCCGCTGAAGCCCGCCTCAGCGGCAAGATCGCGGACTTGCCCGATCATGCCAGCGAACTGGCGGTCGAACGCCACATGGCGGCGCTTGCGCGGAAAAACCTGTCGGCGGGGGAAGCGCCTTTCTTCCTGGGAGCGGGTGCGTACAAGCACCATGTCCCGGCCAGCGTCGATCATCTGATCCAGCGCGGCGAGTTCCTGACCGCCTACACGCCCTACCAGCCGGAAATCGCGCAGGGCACGCTCCAGGTGCTGTTCGAATTCCAGACCCAGGTGGCGCGCCTGCTGGGCTGCGACGTGGCGAACGCCTCCATGTATGATGGCTCGACCGCCTGCTGGGAAGCGATCGGCATGGCCCGTCGCATCACCAAGCGGGGCAAGGCACTGCTCTCGTCCGGCCTGCATCCCCATTATGTCTCGGTCGCCAACACCATGGCGAAGTTCACCGGCGACGCGCTGGTGCATGAAGCGCCCACGCTCGACGCCGCGACCGACATCGACGGGCTGATCGCTGCCATCGACAAGGATACGAGCTGCGTCGTCGTGCAATATCCCGACATATTGGGCCGCATCGCCGACCTGACCCCGCTCGCCGACGCCGCCCATGCGGCCGGGGCGCTGCTGGTCGCGGTTGTGACGGAGCCGGTAGCCCTCGGTGCGATCAAGGCGCCAGGCCATATGGGCGCGGACATTGTCGTCGGCGAAGGCCAGTCGATCGGCGTCGGCCTTCAGTTCGGCGGACCCTATCTCGGCCTCTTCGGGTGCAAGCAGAAATATGTCCGCCAGATGCCCGGCCGCCTGTGCGGCGAGACGGTGGACGCGGCGGGCAAGCGCGGCTTCGTGCTGACCCTCTCCACCCGCGAACAGCATATCCGCCGCGAGAAGGCGACGTCGAACATCTGCACCAATTCGGGCCTGTGCGCGCTGGCGTTCAGCATCCACATGACCCTGCTGGGCGAGCGGGGCCTGCGCGATCTCGCGGCGCTCAACCACGGTCTTGCGGTTCAGGCCGCCGACCGTCTGGCTCAGGTGCCGGGCGTGACCTTGCTCAACGACAGCTTCTTCAACGAATTCACGCTGATCCTGTCGAAGGACGCGCGCGACGTCGTCCGCAACCTCGCCGACAGGGGCGTGCTGGGCGGCGTCTCGCTCGGCCGTCTCTTCCCGGCCGCGCCGGAGATCGGCCACGGCCTGGTCGTCGCCGTCACAGAGACGGTAACTGCTGAGGATATCGAAACCCTTGCCAAGGCGCTTGAGGAGGAACTGGCATGA
- the gcvH gene encoding glycine cleavage system protein GcvH, with amino-acid sequence MSRYFTDEHEWIDVEGDIATVGITDYAQEQLGDIVFVELPAEGTNFEKGDDAAVVESVKAASDVYAPISGEVVESNSALEDEPALVNSDAEEDGWFFKLRITDASELEGLMTEAAYKKFVASL; translated from the coding sequence ATGAGCCGCTATTTCACCGACGAACATGAATGGATCGACGTGGAGGGCGACATCGCCACCGTCGGCATCACCGATTATGCGCAGGAACAGCTGGGCGACATCGTGTTCGTCGAACTGCCTGCCGAAGGCACGAATTTCGAGAAGGGCGACGACGCCGCCGTGGTGGAATCGGTCAAGGCCGCGTCGGACGTCTATGCGCCGATCTCGGGCGAAGTGGTCGAAAGCAACAGCGCGCTGGAGGACGAACCCGCGCTGGTGAACAGCGATGCCGAGGAAGATGGCTGGTTCTTCAAGCTGCGCATCACCGACGCCAGCGAGCTGGAAGGCCTGATGACCGAAGCCGCCTACAAGAAATTCGTGGCGAGTCTCTGA
- a CDS encoding DUF938 domain-containing protein, with protein MTDRPEPWEPGSGPVAAGKRYAPATERNRDAILGVLRDQLPSSGLVLEVASGSGEHAVHFAVAFPDLDWQPTDPDPAAFASIAAWRAEARLPKLRAPLRLDTTGDWPIAQADAILCINMVHISPWTATVGLLERAGAALPRGGLLYLYGPYLRDGVETAPGNRAFDASLKARDPHWGLRRLEDVIVAAEAEGLAFDRLVEMPANNLSLLFRRRD; from the coding sequence ATGACGGACAGGCCGGAACCGTGGGAACCCGGTTCCGGCCCCGTCGCGGCGGGCAAGCGATATGCCCCTGCGACCGAACGCAACCGCGACGCCATCCTTGGCGTGCTGCGCGACCAGCTGCCATCCTCCGGTCTGGTGCTGGAGGTAGCCAGCGGCAGTGGCGAACATGCTGTCCATTTCGCTGTCGCCTTTCCCGATCTCGACTGGCAGCCAACCGATCCCGACCCGGCGGCGTTCGCCTCGATCGCGGCCTGGCGGGCCGAAGCAAGGCTGCCCAAACTCCGCGCGCCGCTCCGGCTGGACACGACAGGTGACTGGCCGATCGCGCAGGCCGATGCGATCCTCTGCATCAACATGGTCCATATCAGTCCATGGACTGCGACGGTCGGGCTGCTCGAACGGGCAGGGGCCGCGCTGCCGCGCGGCGGCCTCCTCTATCTCTACGGCCCCTATCTCCGCGACGGGGTGGAAACCGCCCCCGGCAACCGCGCCTTCGACGCCTCGCTCAAGGCCCGCGACCCGCACTGGGGGCTGCGGCGTCTGGAGGATGTGATCGTGGCGGCTGAGGCGGAAGGGCTGGCCTTCGACCGGCTGGTCGAAATGCCCGCCAACAATCTGTCGCTGTTGTTTCGACGCCGGGATTGA
- the gcvPB gene encoding aminomethyl-transferring glycine dehydrogenase subunit GcvPB, whose product MTMLKEGRPTAPQAVDELDSSPATATGNRALMLEEALIFEIGSTATTGVDLADAPKVASRLGTLARTDSIGLPGLSEPETVRHYTRLSRQNYAIDLGLFPLGSCTMKHNPRLNEKVARMPGFADVHPLAPQSTVQGALGVINELAVWLIKLTGMHGVAMTPKAGAHGELCGLLCIRAALEARGDARQVVLVPESAHGTNPATAAFCGYKVEDIPATPDGRVDLEALKARLGPDVAAVMITNPNTCGLFERDMKTISDAVHAAGGFVYCDGANFNAIVGRVRPGDLGVDAMHINLHKTFSTPHGGGGPGSGPVVLSEALAPFGPLPYTARMADGSIHLIEEENVGEEMPQSFGRMSAFHGQMGMFTRALTYILSHGADGLRQVAEDAVLNANYILRSLEDVLDAPFAASGPCMHEALFSDKGLAEGFTTLDIAKGLIDEGFHPMTMYFPLVVHGAMLVEPTETESKAALDQFILALRSLAQRAKAGDEALKGAPYHAPRRRLDETLAARKPVLTWTEAALAQAAE is encoded by the coding sequence ATGACCATGCTGAAGGAAGGCCGCCCCACCGCGCCGCAAGCCGTCGACGAACTGGACAGCTCCCCCGCGACCGCCACGGGCAATCGTGCGCTGATGCTGGAGGAAGCGCTGATCTTCGAGATCGGATCGACCGCCACCACCGGCGTCGATCTGGCCGATGCGCCGAAGGTCGCCAGTCGCCTCGGCACTCTCGCCCGTACCGACTCCATCGGCCTGCCCGGCCTGTCGGAGCCGGAAACGGTGCGCCACTATACGCGCCTCAGCCGCCAGAACTATGCCATTGACCTCGGCCTGTTCCCGCTCGGCTCCTGCACGATGAAGCATAATCCGCGCCTTAACGAGAAGGTCGCCCGGATGCCGGGCTTTGCCGACGTTCACCCCCTCGCACCCCAATCGACGGTGCAGGGCGCGCTGGGCGTCATCAACGAACTGGCCGTCTGGCTGATCAAGCTGACCGGGATGCATGGCGTTGCCATGACCCCCAAGGCTGGCGCCCATGGCGAACTGTGCGGCCTGCTCTGCATCCGCGCCGCGCTGGAAGCGCGCGGCGACGCGCGGCAGGTCGTGCTGGTGCCCGAAAGCGCGCACGGCACCAATCCCGCCACCGCCGCCTTCTGCGGCTACAAGGTGGAGGATATTCCCGCGACCCCGGACGGCCGTGTCGATCTGGAAGCGCTCAAGGCCCGTCTCGGCCCGGACGTGGCGGCGGTGATGATCACCAACCCCAACACCTGCGGCCTGTTCGAGCGCGACATGAAGACGATCTCCGATGCGGTCCATGCCGCAGGGGGGTTCGTCTATTGCGACGGCGCGAACTTCAACGCGATCGTCGGCCGGGTCCGCCCCGGCGACCTCGGCGTCGATGCGATGCACATCAACCTGCACAAGACCTTCTCCACGCCGCATGGCGGCGGCGGTCCCGGTTCGGGGCCGGTGGTGCTGTCCGAAGCGCTCGCGCCCTTCGGCCCGCTCCCCTATACCGCGCGCATGGCCGACGGCAGCATCCACCTGATCGAGGAGGAGAATGTCGGCGAGGAAATGCCGCAGAGTTTCGGCCGCATGTCGGCCTTCCATGGTCAGATGGGCATGTTTACCCGCGCGCTCACCTACATCCTCAGCCATGGCGCGGACGGCCTGCGGCAGGTGGCGGAGGATGCGGTGCTCAACGCCAACTATATCCTGCGCAGCCTGGAGGATGTGCTGGACGCGCCCTTCGCCGCCAGTGGTCCCTGTATGCACGAAGCGCTGTTCAGCGATAAGGGACTGGCAGAAGGCTTCACCACGCTCGACATCGCCAAGGGGCTGATCGACGAGGGCTTCCACCCGATGACCATGTATTTCCCGCTGGTCGTCCATGGCGCGATGCTGGTCGAACCGACCGAGACGGAAAGCAAGGCCGCGCTCGACCAGTTCATCCTGGCGCTGCGCAGCCTGGCGCAGCGCGCCAAGGCCGGGGACGAGGCGCTCAAGGGCGCGCCCTATCACGCCCCGCGCCGCCGCCTCGACGAAACGCTGGCCGCGCGCAAGCCGGTGCTGACCTGGACAGAAGCCGCGCTGGCGCAGGCCGCCGAATGA
- a CDS encoding ATP-binding protein: MADGEFLDDPSERLRALVRRAVPLLLVALLIGSLGALLYTASNATRDHQHALAEQQRSFEIIALARGFEARIARSEVTLARYVISLDPDTGRLFQDQWRGAASQLKALHYATRGSGWQRGNVEALQYAFQQRGKTLNEIGLRTTYDQKMAALARFHQAGKSQDLRRITALLDLVINAENARLRQRSLAVTLAGDRSELVGKTSQLLGLAMLVCILFAAWFANVAYGERRKARRQAELETERADRLEDAVRARTAELSDAYEQLKQESAEREAAEDNLRQMQKMDAVGQLTGGIAHDFNNMLAVVVGGLELAKRNLRLKPDEAGRHLDNAMEGANRAAALTRRLLAFARSEPLLPSAVDPDSLLRGLADLVDRTIGDQIIVDFTHEARGWRIFVDQHQMENAILNLCVNARDAMEGRGKLTLSTDRATLKAGEIGECMAGDYVVLTVADDGCGMTPEVLARVFEPFFTTKPVGKGTGLGLSQIFGFVRQSEGEIRIESEPGKGSSVHLYLPRSTQELEGLAMDDGAFARTPVQHPPTRILVVEDDPRVLNQTMAALSELGHLPVACDHPSKAPRLLANNDDIGLIMSDVLMPDMTGPEMIKGLPAHYRHLPVLFVTGYAGDASETADFEGHAVLRKPYTLMTLGQALATALNGSHHPGTAAAAE, encoded by the coding sequence ATGGCTGACGGCGAATTTCTCGACGATCCGAGCGAACGGCTGCGTGCCCTGGTCCGGCGCGCCGTGCCATTGCTACTCGTCGCCCTGCTGATCGGATCGCTGGGCGCCCTGCTCTACACCGCCAGCAACGCCACGCGCGACCATCAACATGCGCTGGCCGAACAGCAGCGCAGCTTCGAGATCATCGCCCTGGCGCGCGGGTTCGAGGCGCGCATCGCCCGGTCCGAAGTGACGCTGGCCCGCTATGTCATCAGCCTGGACCCGGACACCGGGCGCCTGTTTCAGGACCAGTGGCGCGGCGCGGCGAGCCAGCTCAAGGCGCTCCATTACGCCACGCGCGGATCGGGCTGGCAACGCGGCAATGTGGAAGCGCTGCAATATGCGTTCCAGCAGCGCGGCAAGACGCTGAACGAAATCGGCCTGCGCACCACCTATGACCAGAAGATGGCGGCGCTCGCCCGCTTCCACCAGGCCGGAAAGTCGCAGGATCTTCGGCGCATCACCGCCCTGCTCGACCTGGTCATCAATGCCGAGAATGCGCGGCTGCGCCAACGCAGCCTGGCGGTGACGCTGGCGGGCGACCGTAGCGAATTGGTCGGCAAGACGTCGCAGCTGCTGGGGCTGGCGATGCTGGTCTGCATCCTCTTTGCCGCCTGGTTCGCCAATGTCGCCTATGGCGAGCGGCGCAAGGCGCGGCGGCAGGCCGAACTGGAAACCGAGCGCGCCGACCGGCTGGAGGACGCCGTGCGCGCCCGCACCGCCGAACTGTCCGACGCCTATGAACAGCTGAAGCAGGAATCGGCCGAGCGCGAGGCGGCCGAGGACAATCTGCGCCAGATGCAGAAGATGGACGCGGTCGGCCAGCTCACCGGGGGCATCGCCCACGACTTCAACAATATGCTGGCCGTCGTCGTCGGCGGGCTGGAACTGGCCAAGCGCAACCTGCGGCTGAAGCCCGACGAGGCCGGCCGGCACCTCGACAATGCGATGGAGGGCGCCAACCGTGCCGCCGCGCTGACCCGGCGACTGCTGGCCTTCGCCCGGTCCGAGCCGCTGCTGCCCAGCGCGGTCGATCCCGACAGCCTGCTGCGTGGCCTGGCGGACCTGGTGGACCGCACCATCGGCGACCAGATCATCGTGGATTTCACGCATGAAGCGCGCGGCTGGCGCATCTTCGTCGACCAGCATCAGATGGAAAATGCGATCCTGAACCTGTGCGTCAATGCGCGCGACGCGATGGAGGGGCGCGGCAAGCTGACCCTGTCCACCGACCGCGCGACGCTCAAGGCCGGGGAGATCGGCGAATGCATGGCCGGCGATTATGTCGTGCTGACCGTCGCTGACGATGGGTGCGGCATGACGCCGGAGGTTCTGGCGCGGGTGTTCGAGCCGTTCTTCACCACCAAGCCGGTCGGCAAGGGAACGGGCCTCGGCCTCAGCCAGATTTTCGGCTTCGTGCGCCAGAGCGAGGGCGAGATCCGCATCGAGTCCGAACCGGGCAAGGGCAGCAGCGTGCATCTCTACCTGCCGCGCTCGACGCAGGAACTGGAAGGGCTGGCGATGGACGACGGCGCCTTCGCCCGCACGCCGGTACAGCATCCGCCCACGCGCATTCTGGTGGTGGAGGATGATCCGCGCGTGCTGAACCAGACGATGGCGGCGCTCAGCGAACTGGGCCATTTGCCCGTCGCCTGCGATCATCCGTCAAAGGCGCCGCGGCTGCTCGCCAATAATGACGATATCGGCCTCATCATGAGCGACGTGCTGATGCCCGACATGACCGGGCCGGAGATGATCAAGGGCCTGCCGGCCCATTACCGCCACCTGCCGGTGCTGTTCGTGACCGGCTATGCCGGCGATGCCAGCGAAACCGCAGATTTCGAAGGCCATGCGGTGCTGCGCAAACCCTATACGCTGATGACGCTGGGCCAGGCGCTGGCGACGGCGCTCAACGGATCGCACCACCCCGGAACAGCCGCGGCAGCAGAGTGA